Within the Luoshenia tenuis genome, the region GGCCCGAAGCAGCCGTTCCAGTACGCCCGTGCCGCAATCCAAAATCACCCGCTGCTCCCCCTGCTCCAGCAGATAGCCCGAGCAGGCCCCATTCGCCTGTGGATAGGCCCCATCGCAGCCCAGCACTTTTAAGATCATAACGCTTCCCCCCCTAAATTTGGCGCGCCTCGCGCACCAGGTCATACAGCATGATACCCGCAGCCATGGCCGCGTTGAGCGATTCTGCCCGGCCCAAAATGGGCAGTTTATAGCGCGCATCCGCCGCGTCCAGTACTTCCTGGCGGATGCCATGGGCCTCGTTGCCCACGATCAGCGCTTTTTTTGCGGGGTTTGTGGGACGGGCGTAAAAGTCGCTCCCCAACAGATCCCCAGCCAACACAAAATAGCCCTGGTTTTTGAGGCGGCACAGCGCCTGTACCAGGTCCTCCACCTGAACGGCCGGCAGGTGGAAAAAGCTGCCCATCGACGCCCGCACCGCCTTGGGATGGCTGGGCTCCACACACCCCTGCGAGAGCAGTACGCCCGAGCAGCCCGCCGCGTCCGCCGTGCGGATCAGCGTGCCCAAATTGCCGGGGTCCTGCACCTCATCGAGCACCAGCAGGTTGCCGCGCAGCGCCTCCGGGCTCTCCCACAGTGCCGGTTCCGGGCGGCGCACCACCGCCACGATGCCCTGTGGCGAGCGGGTATCGCTCACGCCGTCGACGATGCCCTCGGGCACAAGGCAGACTTCACCCGCTTTGGCATAATCCTCGATCCAGGGCAGCTGCTGGAGCAAGCCTTCCTCCAGCAAAATGGTCTCCACCTGCGCGCCGCTTTTGACGGCCTCCTCCACGGTTTTGATTCCCTCAGCGACGAAAAGGCCGGTTCTCTGGCGCTCCTTTTTCAATTTCAGCGCGCGCGCCTGTTTTACGGTGGCGTTCTGCGCGCTTGTGATCGGACGGATAGGCAAGGCGGGTTCCCCTTTCTGGCTGCGTTTTCATATTATTATACCGCATCTGCGCTTAACGCGCCATCCGGACAGGAGCATTTGCCAAAGCGGGCAGTGATAATAAAAAAAGCCCGGAGCATCTGCTCCGGGCTCATCTTTGCGCTAACCCTTACTTCACCTGGGCTTTGGCCATCTCGGCCAGCTGGGCGAAGGCGGCCGCATCGTTCACGGCCAGGTCGGCCAGGATCTTGCGGTTGATCTGCACGCCGGCCTTGTTCAGGCCGTCCATCATACGGCTGTAGGAGATGCCGTTGATGCGGGCAGCCGCGTTAATGCGGGTGATCCACAAGCGACGGAAATCGCGCTTGCGCAGCTTGCGGCCCACATAGGCATAGCTCAGCGCCTTCATCACGCTCTGGTTGGCGGCGCGATACTGCTTGGAACGGGCGCCAAAGTAGCCCTTGGCCAGTTTAAATACCTTACGACGTTTCTTATGGGCGTTAACAGCCCTTTTTACTCTCGCCATTGTTTAAATCCTCCTTCAAGCACCCTTACTTATACGGGATCAGTTTCTTTACGACCTTGGCCTCCGCCGCACTTACCAGCGTGGCCTTGCGCAGGCCGCGTTTGCGCTTGGAAGTCTTCGCGTTTAGCAGATGGCGCTTGTAGGCTTTGTTGCGTTTGATCTTACCGCTGCCGGTCTTGTTAAAGCGCTTTGCGGCGCAGCGGCGTGTTTTCATCTTGGGCATAAACCGTCCTCCTTAATCCTTGATCGGGGCCAGGATCATAATCATTTGCCTGCCCTCGACTCTGGGTTGACGCTCCACAGTGGCGACATCCTTGACGATCTCCAGGAATGCCTTCATCACCGTGAGGCCGACCTCCGTATGGCTTAACTGTCTTCCGCGGAAACGAATGGAGACTTTGACCTTGTCGCCGCCCTTTAAAAACTTGATGGCGTTTTTGGCTTTGACATTCATGTCATGTTCTTCAATCGTAGCGGAGAGGCGCACCTCTTTTAAATCGACGACCTTTTGATTCTTACGTGCTTCACGCTCCTGTTTGGCGGCCTCGAACCGGTATTTGCCATAATCCATCAGCTTGGCTACCGGGGGCTTGCCCGTTGGGGCGATTAAAGCCAGATCCAATTCCTGCTGTTCGGCCAAAGCCATTGCCTTGTCCCGGGTCATGATGCCCAACTGTTCTCCATCCTGCCCGATGACGCGCAGCTCGCGGTCGCGGATCTGTTCGTTGATCATCAATTCTTTAATAGGAACACACCTCCACATAATAAAAATAAGAGCGGGCAGAATCCACCCGCTCTTATCGCAATTCATCTACGCTTCACCGTCACGATAGACCTGCAAGCGCAATTGCCGCAGGTGAGAAGCGGGTAGGCTTCTACTTAAGACTTAGATAGTATAGCATGGCAAAGGCCTGCTGTCAACTAATTTTCCGGATCCAGCGCCTTTTCAGCCACCTCTTTGCGGATCTTTTCAACCAGTGCGGCCTTCTCCATCACGCCCAGACTGCCGGCTTTGCGGTGGCGCACGGCGATAACGCCGCTCTCCATCTCCTTGTCGCCCACCACCAGCATGTAGGGCACCTTTTCCACCTGCGCCTCGCGGATCTTAAAGCCGATCTTCTCGTTGCGCAGATCCACCTCCGTGCGGATACCCATATCGTTTAATTCATCGCACAGCTGCTGGGCGTATTCGTCCGCGCGGCTGGTGATGGTCAGCACCTTGCACTGCACGGGCGAGAGCCAAAGCGGGAAAGCGCCGGCAAAGTGCTCGGTCAGAATACCGATGAACCGCTCGATAGAGCCGAACACCACCCGGTGGATCATTACCGGCCGGTGCTTTTCGCCATCCTGCCCCACATAGCTTAGGTCAAAGCGCTCGGGCAGCTGGAAGTCCAGCTGGATGGTACCGCACTGCCAGGTGCGCCCGATGGAATCCTCCAGGTGGAAGTCGATCTTGGGGCCGTAAAAAGCGCCGTCCCCCTCGTTGACCATGTAATCCATGCCCTTGGCT harbors:
- a CDS encoding TrmH family RNA methyltransferase, with protein sequence MPIRPITSAQNATVKQARALKLKKERQRTGLFVAEGIKTVEEAVKSGAQVETILLEEGLLQQLPWIEDYAKAGEVCLVPEGIVDGVSDTRSPQGIVAVVRRPEPALWESPEALRGNLLVLDEVQDPGNLGTLIRTADAAGCSGVLLSQGCVEPSHPKAVRASMGSFFHLPAVQVEDLVQALCRLKNQGYFVLAGDLLGSDFYARPTNPAKKALIVGNEAHGIRQEVLDAADARYKLPILGRAESLNAAMAAGIMLYDLVREARQI
- the rplT gene encoding 50S ribosomal protein L20 — its product is MARVKRAVNAHKKRRKVFKLAKGYFGARSKQYRAANQSVMKALSYAYVGRKLRKRDFRRLWITRINAAARINGISYSRMMDGLNKAGVQINRKILADLAVNDAAAFAQLAEMAKAQVK
- the rpmI gene encoding 50S ribosomal protein L35, yielding MPKMKTRRCAAKRFNKTGSGKIKRNKAYKRHLLNAKTSKRKRGLRKATLVSAAEAKVVKKLIPYK
- the infC gene encoding translation initiation factor IF-3, producing the protein MINEQIRDRELRVIGQDGEQLGIMTRDKAMALAEQQELDLALIAPTGKPPVAKLMDYGKYRFEAAKQEREARKNQKVVDLKEVRLSATIEEHDMNVKAKNAIKFLKGGDKVKVSIRFRGRQLSHTEVGLTVMKAFLEIVKDVATVERQPRVEGRQMIMILAPIKD